From a region of the Rhipicephalus microplus isolate Deutch F79 chromosome X, USDA_Rmic, whole genome shotgun sequence genome:
- the LOC119187080 gene encoding gem-associated protein 6, producing MATETGVCSEHTSDTLPNDNPLLLMSYVHKLVRVETTEGDVLAGYVKTVDPISESVVLVLFEDGKPKVLHVIMGHAVKSVTVVTDASPADKEHIEKLFMPTQKELSTEELRQRKEKVRSWMCVNRIPISEATKEPGTLVIAGSVRLLPPYGPDDLQCTNSLVLGKIRGIMSLMPADVESWTSPYEPTK from the exons ATGGCAACCGAGACCGGAGTTTGTTCCGAACATACTAGTGACACTTTACCTAATGACAATCCTTTGTTGCTAATGTCGTACGTGCACAAGCTTGTTCGTGTTGAAACTACGGAGGGGGATGTTCTCGCCGGTTACGTTAAAACAGTCGACCCAATCTCTGAAAG cgtCGTTCTGGTCCTGTTTGAGGACGGCAAACCGAAGGTGCTGCATGTCATCATGGGACATGCCGTCAAGTCGGTGACGGTCGTCACAGACGCGAGCCCTGCAGACAAGGAGCATATCGAGAAACTGTTCATGCCGACGCAGAAAGAGCTCAGTACGGAGGAGCTTCGCCAGAGAAAAGAGAAGGTTCGTTCGTGGATGTGTGTCAACCGCATTCCAATCAGCGAGGCCACCAAGGAACCCGGTACACTGGTCATTGCCGGATCGGTGCGGCTGCTTCCACCCTACGGGCCGGACGACTTGCAGTGCACCAACTCTCTCGTGCTCGGCAAGATACGCGGAATCATGTCCCTGATGCCTGCCGACGTCGAGTCGTGGACGAGCCCTTACGAACCGACTAAGTAG